In Candidatus Binataceae bacterium, the DNA window TGGGCGCTCGGCGTGGCGCAGCCTGATCCAGTTGAGGTAAGCCTCTACCGGTGCGCGACTGTCTTCGGATGCTTCGCTATGGGTATGCAGATCAAGGGTTGTGGCCACCAGGATTAGTTCCTTACCTCGCCGGGCGAAACTTCGCGAGCGTCACTTGCGGGGTGACATCCTCGTATACGACCTCGACGGGCATCCCTATTTCAGCTTCTTCGGGACGGCATTCCACCAGATTGGTTAGCATTTTCACGCCTTCATCGAGCTCCACCCACGCCATGATATAGGGCAATGCTTCACGAAAACCCGCGCCCTGGTTCTGGTAGGTCGCGGTGAAAGTGTAAACCTTGCCGCGCCCGCTGCAGCGGACCCACTCGGTGCGCGGCGACAGACAGCTCGTGCACTGCGCTCGTGGATGATAGCGCAGGTCGCCGCAATCGCGGCACTTCTGCACGTACAGTTCGTGGCGTTGTAGTGCTTCCCACCACGGGCGCGTTTCCTCATCGATAACCGGAAGCGGTTTCAGGTATTTCTTTTCCTTTTGATCTGCCATGGCCGCAGTTCCTATTGGTTGCTTAGAATCAGGGTTGCGCCCGAATGACGCAGGCCGAGGCTGCCGCCGGTGCCGTGGACCAGCGCGATCCTGCAGTCCTTGACCTGGCGCGGGCCGCATTCGCCGCGCAGCTGCTTGGTCGCCTCGATCACCAGAAACATCCCACGCATCATAGGATGATTCGATGAGAGGCCGCCCCCGTCGGTATTGATGGGAAATTCACCATCGAAACGCAACCGCCCCCCGCTCACGAATGCGCCCCCTTCGCCGGGCTTGCAAAAGCCTAGGTTCTCGAGCGTCGACACCACCGTGATCGTGAACGAATCGTAGATCATTGCCATGTCGATATCGGCGTGTTTTACACCCGAGCGCTCGAAGGCCAGCTTGCCCGATTGTGCGGCTGCGATATCCAGAAAATCGCGCTGGCCGCGCGCCGCATGCCGTACCGCCTCGCCGGTCCCCAGGATGTAGACCGGCTTCTTTTTCAGATTGCGCGCGCGCTCCGCCGAAGTGATCACCAGCGCTCCGCCACCATCGGAGATAATGCAGCAATCGAGCAGATGGAGTGGCGACGAAATCACGCGCGAGGCGAGCACGTCTTCCACCGTGATCGGATTGCGGTATTTCGCGACCGGATTCATCGACGCATGCAGGCGCATCGTAACCGCCACCTCCGCAAGCTGCTCCGGGGTGGTCCCGTACTCGTGTATATGCCGCTGCGCAACCATCGCGTAGGAGCCGACCGTGGTCGGCCCAAACGGAATCTCGAACTGATCGCAGGTGTCTCCCCCTCCGCCCCCTGCACCCGTCGGCCCGCGGTACGAAGCGATCGTCGAGCCGAACGCGACCACGCACACCTCGCACAGTCCCGCCGCGATCGCGGCGGCGGCATGCGCCGTATGCGCGACGAACGATGACCCGCCGATCGAGGTCGAATCCACGTAGTTGGGATTCAGGTTCATGTAGTCGCAGAAACCCAAGATCCCCATCCCGCTCATTCCGATGCCGGCCATCGCCAGTCCGTCCACATCCTTGATGGTCAGGCCGCAATCATGGAGCGCACCGCGGATACTCTCGGCCGCAATCTGGAACATGCTCTTGTCCGGCGCAAAGCGCGTCGGATGCTCATACACGCCCGCCACGCAGGCTTTACGAGTTAGACTCATGATGCGTTCTTCCTACTTCAGCTCACCGAGGAATTCTTCGATGGCGTCGTTAACTACCGCCGGTTGCTCGATCGGAATCATGTTGCCGGCATCGGGCACCACCTCAAGGTGTGCGCCCTGGATCTTGTCTCTGAGGAGTTCCGCGTCTTTTGCCCCAGCGCTCTGGGCCTCGCCGCCCAAGATCAAGGTCGGTTTTTTTATCGCGGAGATGGCACCGGTGAGATCGACTTCCTGGCACGCCCGGGTGTCCGTGTAGCGGACCCGCGGATCGGTCTTGACCTGCTCCATCCACATTTCGCGGACGACGTTGAAATTTTCCTTGACGGTCTTGGAAGAAAATCCGTCGGTCACGAAGGCCTGCGGCGCGCGGCCCATCATGACCGC includes these proteins:
- a CDS encoding Zn-ribbon domain-containing OB-fold protein, producing MADQKEKKYLKPLPVIDEETRPWWEALQRHELYVQKCRDCGDLRYHPRAQCTSCLSPRTEWVRCSGRGKVYTFTATYQNQGAGFREALPYIMAWVELDEGVKMLTNLVECRPEEAEIGMPVEVVYEDVTPQVTLAKFRPAR